A genomic stretch from Pomacea canaliculata isolate SZHN2017 linkage group LG2, ASM307304v1, whole genome shotgun sequence includes:
- the LOC112556156 gene encoding sodium/glucose cotransporter 4-like produces the protein MGKDDTKSDLEGADIAVLVAYFVGVAGVGVFSSFQNRGSVGGYFLAGQDVPWWLVGASLFASNIGSGHFVGLAGTAAASGIAISVFEIHAVYMLVLLGWLFVPVYKSAGVFTLPEYLYRRFGGHRIRMYMSIVSLLLYVFTKISADLFSGAIFLTQSIPGMNIYLSAILLILVSAAFTITGGLTAVLWTDFAQTVIMIVGSFILMGYSFDEVGGYEVIKDKFPKAFPQTMLDNMNNSNYSYKDCGVPPDNFFHLMHDPSEDDLPWTGVVFGLTVSGMWYWCSDQVIVQRALAAKNMVHAKMGCLMAGYLKVLPMWLIVFPGMISRILYTDDVACNEPDECEEICDSRTSCTNIAYPTLVLKLMPTGLKGLMIAVMMSALVSSLTSIFNSTATIFTIDIWTRIRKTATDMELMVIGRLCVCALVAVSVAWMPVIKEVSELFHYIQGITSYLAPPVCAVFILAVFWWRTTEKGAFWGLCAGLVVGMIRFVWEFSFPSVPCGEKATKEKPDIIAKVHYLHFGAILFAFVFIFVAVLSLLTEEPPEYRYAGLTYFTLNLPFIEHVEEDDLVQPVSGWLTETFGKVPYDQQPCLTRAFLWICGLESLINKPSSREEERSTMKTSVYEQPRAAVALHINCFLIVVFITVYWVCFA, from the exons ATGGGTAAAGACGACACGAAATCAGATTTGGAAGGCGCGGACATTGCGGTTTTAGTGGCATATTTTGTAGGCGTTGCTGGAGTAGGTGTCTTCTCTTCTTTCCAGAACCGTGGATCAGTCGGAGGCTACTTCTTGGCTGGCCAGGATGTACCCTGGTGGCTAGTAGGAGCATCACTGTTTGCAAGTAACATTGGCAGCGGCCACTTCGTGGGTCTAGCAGGCACTGCAGCTGCGAGTGGGATCGCCATTTCGGTTTTTGAGATCCACGCTGTCTACATGCTTGTTTTGCTGGGCTGGTTGTTTGTGCCGGTTTACAAATCAGCAGGGGTGTTCACGCTACCCGAGTACTTGTACAGACGTTTCGGAGGCCATCGCATCCGGATGTACATGTCCATAGTGTCTTTGCTGCTGTATGTATTCACAAAG ATCTCAGCGGACCTTTTCTCCGGTGCCATCTTCTTAACACAGTCCATCCCAGGCATGAACATATACTTGTCCGCTATTCTCTTAATCTTGGTGTCTGCTGCCTTCACCATCACAGGAGGGCTTACAGCTGTCTTGTGGACAGATTTCGCCCAGACAGTCATTATGATTGTCGGATCATTTATTCTCATGGGCTACAGCTTTGACGAG GTTGGTGGTTACGAAGTCATAAAAGACAAGTTCCCTAAGGCTTTTCCTCAGACGATGTTAGACAATATGAACAACTCAAACTATTCATACAAAGACTGCGGCGTCCCTCCAGATAACTTTTTTCACCTGATGCACGATCCTTCCGAAGACGATCTGCCGTGGACTGGGGTGGTCTTTGGCTTGACTGTGTCAGGAATGTGGTATTGGTGCAGTGACCAGGTCATTGTTCAGAGAGCTCTAGCGGCTAAG AACATGGTTCATGCCAAGATGGGATGCCTGATGGCAGGTTACCTCAAAGTTCTGCCGATGTGGTTAATCGTGTTTCCCGGAATGATTTCCCGTATTCTCTATACGGACGATGTTGCGTGCAATGAACCCGACGAATGCGAAGAAATATGTGATAGCCGCACTTCATGCACTAACATCGCTTATCCTACTCTCGTCCTTAAA CTGATGCCTACAGGCCTAAAAGGATTAATGATAGCAGTTATGATGTCGGCTCTCGTTTCATCGCTCACCTCCATCTTTAACTCCACTGCTACCATTTTCACCATAGATATCTGGACACGAATACGCAAAACAGCAACAGATATGGAGCTTATGGTTATCGGCCGACTTTGTGTCTGTGCTCTAGTGGCTGTAAGCGTTGCGTGGATGCCGGTCATAAAAGAG gtgTCGGAGCTTTTCCATTATATCCAAGGTATCACATCATATTTGGCACCACCAGTCTGTGCAGTCTTCATTTTAGCCGTCTTCTGGTGGCGAACAACTGAGAAAGGAGCTTTCTGGGGACTATGTGCAGGATTAGTG GTAGGCATGATTCGCTTTGTGTGGGAATTTTCCTTTCCATCTGTGCCTTGCGGTGAGAAAGCAACGAAAGAAAAGCCCGACATCATCGCCAAGGTCCACTACCTACACTTCGGCGCAATCctgtttgcttttgtctttaTCTTCGTAGCTGTTCTAAGTCTGTTGACGGAAGAACCACCGGAATATCGCTATGCGGGATTGACTTACTTCACCCTGAACTTACCATTCATAGAGCATGTG GAAGAAGACGACTTGGTACAGCCAGTCTCTGGGTGGTTGACAGAAACGTTTGGGAAGGTACCTTACGATCAACAACCATGTTTAACGAGAGCATTTCTCTGGATCTGTGGTCTGGAGAGTCTCATCAACAAACCTTCATCAAGAGAGGAAGAGCGATCGACGATGAAAACGTCAGTCTACGAACAGCCAAGAGCTGCTGTAGCTCTTCACATTAACTGTTTCCTTATAGTCGTTTTCATCACCGTCTACTGGGTCTGCTTTGCTTAA